The Ptiloglossa arizonensis isolate GNS036 chromosome 9, iyPtiAriz1_principal, whole genome shotgun sequence nucleotide sequence GGCGAACAAACATTTCGAAAGTAGTCGGTTAATCGCGCGTCCGTGGCCCCTCAGTCGCGAGAAAGGGCCCCGAAAGTTTGCCCCGTAGCCTTCGATGGCTCGAcgacgaaattgaaatcgaaaatacatatatattccgTTGCGTCGAATCAGTGGAAGGTTACCGGTTGTACGCGAGGAAAGTTCTCGACGAGTTGGACGCGTCGAGGCTAGCAAGAAGCGTCCTCCTCTTATCGTGGTAGACGGTGGAAGGTTCGCGGGGAGCTAGACGAGATAGGCTTGTCCGGAGgagggtggcggtggtggcggggGTGGTTGTTGCTGTCTCCAGGCGGTTCTCTCGAGGGTGGAGTAATCCGAGTCGATGGAGGAGTAAATGTGCTCGGACAGCGGTCTTCTGTGATCCTCGCTGCTGGCGCTGCTCACCGTGGTGTTCGCGGGGATGAGATTGCCACCCGGTAGAGCGACCGCGTCCCGGTAGGCGTGATTGACGGTCAGCCTGGGCTGCGGGGACGAGGGTGGCGGTGGCTGCTGCGGCATGGAAACCGTGCCGCAGGAGTAAGCGGGTGGCGCGTGTTGCATCATCAACGCGGTGGTCGGCGACGATTCCTTGAAGAAGGAACGTTGTCGTTCCTGCGCCCTGAGGGTCGAGACGCTGGTCTTCTCCGCGCCGACGACACCGTCCAACGTGTACGTGTTGATGTTCCGTTTGTAGACCAACGGCGAGGACTTGCTCTCCATGGATGGGTCGCCGGTGTTCAACGGTGGTATCGCGTACCTCAAACGTTCCCAGAACCTCTTCTCGCCCCAGGTGAGTATCGCCGCCGCGGTTCTCAGGTACGGTCGTAGCTCCGGGTCGCGTTCCACCTCGGGACAAGCCGGTCCCGCTTGAACGATTATCAACTGAGCGGCCCGTCCGCGCAACGCCTCGTGAATCGCcgcgcgaaattcgaaacgcgacCACTCGGTCTGGAGAAAGTTACGGGTGAGAACGATCAGTACGCGTCGCGAGGCGTCGATCGCCTCGAGAACTACCGGTGCCGGTGCCGAGGCGCGTATCACGCACGCTAGATCACGATGATGAAGATAGAGCCGTATACCGGCCGTACCGTGTTCCAGCTCCACCGCCAGCGAATGGAGCACAAAGTCCTCGTCGTTCGGACTGTAACATACGTAACAATCGTATGGACGCTCGCGATCCGCGTCGCAGCAAGCGGCCATCGGCGCCGTGGACGGTATCGCGGCCGTACCGGACGATTTGCTCGGTTTCGCGCGCAACAATCGCAAACCGTACTTGGAGTAGGCCCAAGCGCCCACAGGCTCGCGGAACACGAACGCCAGAACGACGATCACCAACAGTACCAACACCGCGGACAACGTCGCGGCTACCAACGGCAGGTAATCGGATACCATGATGCTCTCGATCACACCACCTTGGGAGAAGTAATCCGAGCATACCGTCTCGTTCACGTTCAATCGTCGCCGGTAGGCCGGTCGGGCGTCACCACCGTAGTAGCACCAAACCTCGCTCGCGTCCACCACTTTGTGCGCGTTGTCCGATACCCACGAGGACAACTCCTGGAGGAATTTGCAACGACACGACCACGGATTACCACCGAGCGACAACTCGACCAATCGAGCGTTCAACGTCACCTGCCACACCGGGAAGGTGACCAAACGGTTACCGCTCAAACGTAGTATCTCCAGGGAACGTAACGGTAGGAACGTTAGATTACCGATGAAACCGATCAGATTGTTCTGCAGATAGAGCTCGCGGAGATGGGAGAGCCTTTCGAACTCGAAACCCTTCAGCTCGCGTATACGATTGTCCTCGAGATGAAGTATCTGAAGATTGTTCAGACCGTTGAAGGTACGGTTCTGTATCGACTCGATACCGCTGGCGTTCACGTACAACACCCGCATGTTCTTCCGTCCGATGAACACGTGATTCTGCAACTCCCGTAACACGTTACCGTCCAGATACACCTCGGTGGTGTCCATCGGTATACGACGCGGTATCTCCTCGACCGCCAGACCGGAACAATCCACCGCGTTCGTGTTCCACGTTCGATCGTTGTAACACTTGCAACCGGCCGGGCAGGTCATCTCGCAGTCGCAGGCGTCGAAATCGCAGCAATGGCACAGTGCGAAACAGTGAGTCTCGTAACGGCATAGGAACTGCTCGGATCGTGCGGTCGAGGCTGGTACGATCGCGACACCACGTGGACCGGATGTACGGCACATGACGTTGTCCAGGTCCATGATCCGTGGATACTCCCTGGTGGACGTTTGGTTGTTGATACCGGGCAACCAGTCCATCGAGCAGTTGCAATTGAACGGATTGCCACCGATGTAGAACTCCGGCAACGGTTTATCGTCCGGGACTTTGGTGAGTAGCAACGAGGTCAGTtccatcgtttcgatcatgTTCGCGTACATATCGACGCGCGTGAGATTCACCTTGTCGGCGAACGTGTTCGGTCTGACCACGTTTATGTAATTGTTGTTTATGAAGAGCAACTCGACGCTATCGGGCACCGACAACGACGAGAGTTCCGTGATACGATTGTGACTCGCGTCCAAGGTTCTCACCTTGGTGTCGCGTATCTCGTAGTAGTTACCGAGGCTCTCGATGAAGTTCCCGTGTATGTCCAACCATTTCAGATTGCCCGGTACGAAGGCGTAATCGAACCACTCGATGTGATTCTCGGATAGGTTCAAGAGTAGTAGACTGGCGATACTGGTGAACACACCGTTGATGTCCGAGAGGAAGTTCCCGTCCAAACGTATCGCCTCGAGTCGTTCGTTCCTCTCGAATGCGTGCCTCTCGACGTGCTGCACTTTGTTCCTCGCGAGATTCAATATCTGTAGATTCGGCAGGTCCCAGAGCATACCGCGCGACAGATTCCCGATATCGTTTCCGATCAGTCGCAAACCGGTGAGTTGATGTAGATTGCGAAACGAGCCGTTGTGGAAATCGTTGATCCGGTTCTCGCCGAGGTCGAGGGTCTTCAAGAAGGCGAGGTCGCGCAACGCGTCGGGCACGGACGTGAGCTCGTTACCGCTGAGATCCAGTTCCTTGAGATCGGAACAGTTGCGAAACGCCAACGGGTCGATGCTCGCGATAACGTTACCGGACAACGTGAGCCGATTCAGTACGAAGAGACCGTTGAACAGTTGCGCTCCCACGGTGCGTAGCTTGTTGTCGGACAACTCGAGGGTGTGGAGATTGTAGAGCGGTAGGAAGGCGTTGCTCTCGATCCTATCTATCGTGTTGTTCCGTAGATCGAGGATCTGTAGAAAGAATAGGTCCTTGAAGGTGCGCGCGTCGATGTGCGTCAACGCGTTGTAGGAGAGATCGAGGACTATCAGACGTATCAAACCGAGAAAGGTCGTTTCGTCCACGCGGTCGCTACCTAGTCGATTACCGCCGAGATTCAGCACcaacagctgctccaaacgggtGAATATCCCCTTGGGCAGATCCCTGAGCCCGTTGTACGCCAGGTGTATTTCGCGAAGGTCCCGCGTGCTGGCGAACAAACCCTCGGGCAACGAGTCCAAGGAATTGTAACTCGCGTTGAAGATGCGAAGCACGGTGAGACCGGTGAGCGACTCGCTCGCGATCTCGACGAGCGCGTTACGTTGCAGGTGCAACTCTTGTAGCTGACGCAGCCCGACCACCGGGCTGTTATCGGGCAATCGTTCGATCTCGTTGCGCGAGAGATCCAGAACACGTACGTCCGCGCGACACGATTCACCGGTAGCGCTCCCGTCGCTCGCCACGTCCCGTCGATACAGCCCGATGTCGTTCGCGTCTCGCAAACGGTTCCCCGTAAGATTCAACGTCTGTAGATTGTCCAGCCCGCAGAGCAGCCCGACCGGTAGCGCGCGTAGGTTGCTCTCGACGATCTCCAAGGTGTGCAGTTCGCGCAGACCGAGCAACGAGTCCGGGGCGAGCTCGATAACTCGCCCGACGCCCCATACGGCGTTGAACGTTTGCACGGTGAGTCTCTTTAGCTCCAGGAGCGGCTGGAATGCCCCCTCCGGTATACGAAGCACCTTGCAACCGTGCACGTGGAGCTCGTGCAAACTGGTCAAACGTTGCCAGCTTTGCGCGTTCAGGCTGCTCTCGAAATGATGGACGTCGCTGCACCGTATACGCAACTTGAGCGCACCGTCGAGCGATGGCACGAGACTCGCGATCGCGACAGGATCCAGAACACGGAGTGTACAGTCCGCGGAACGCGTATCGTTGCCACCCTCGGACAACCACTTGCAGGAGGCTCCGGCTGACTCCGACGGTATCGTCGACGCGAGGCACAGTAAAGCCGCGTTTATCAGCGTCGTAAATATATACTTCGCTGTCATCTTGCGACGCGAACGGTACGCGGCGGCTCCGGCGGCTGTTACGCGAGGCTTCGCCGAGACCGGAGATTCTATCACTTTCGAAATACGGGGAAACTATTTCTCACCCCTCGGTCACCCCTTTCTCGCGTACACACTCGCGCAACGATGACACACGCACGCACATACACACGCGAGCGagtgcgagcgcgagcgcgcgcgcgctcatGCACCTCCTATCACGTAAGTACGGACCGGCCCATTTCTCTTGCCCTTTATTCCTAGTTGGCTGGTGGCGAGCCACCCTGCCCTACGTTCCTCCACTATTTCTCACTCGCGATACTTTCGCGACCGACTTTCCCTCACCGCCACTCGTCTTTCGAtacctttcgtcgtttcgtacgGTGCTACGTACGCCCCTGTACACGCTCGCGTTACGACGTAGCCACACTGTCGCGGCGAGTAGTACGAGCACGCTTTAACGAAGCGACAGAACGAAAACAGTCTGCGTAAACCCGTATACGCGAAGCGACCGTGCACCACCGTACACACTCGCCTCGCATCAAGCACTAGCACTGATCCAGCAGACCGCTGAGCGCGCATCATCGGCATTCCCGACCGTTCCTTTTCGATTTCTCTTTCCAACCCCAGAGAGCGCCACTTTATTAGAACACTCTGCAAAGAAGCCGGCACGAATAAGGGCAGaacattaagtataacgtaagtCCGTATGCCCTTTGGTATGTGCACCGATTTCACCGTGCTCTTTGCCCATTGGTGCACTTTTTCCTTTACCTCGAGTGCAACGATcgtgcacattgttcgaaacAACGATCGGCCCGTTGTTAAATACCCCGATCGATGTCAATTTTAAACCTTCAAATATTCTCCAGACTTTTCGACTCGAATTATCGTTCTTTCTATTTATTACGGACGAATTCCATCGAATTTTCTGGCGGTTGTAATTGCGAATCGACGACCGTTATCGGTTCCAAACGATCAAACTTATCGAATCCtcgattactcgtttcgaaataaTCGCTCGAACGGAAAACTCTAAACGACTCGAAACTGTTGACCCTTTTGAAACGTATTTGAATCTTGTATGGAAATACGATGTTGCGGACGCCATTCTTTCAAGTTGTCGCACTTGCTACAAAGTAATCGACtgtttcgcgatttttaaattctcgagaaattttttcgaacaACGTATTGGACgttaaatatattcttttgCATGGAAACTTACCGTTTTACGGATCTTCAAACGCGTAACGTTACTCGTACGAATCAAAGTTACAATGATCTCTATTCGCGTTTTCTTTTAACGATAAATTGAAATCGAAAAGCATTTTATAACGTTATTCGGTCGCTTACACATCGTATCTGCCACCTGGAGAGTATGTTGAAAATGTGAAGTTACGCAGCGTCGCTACGTCGCTAGTGTCCTTATACAGTTGCAACTTTACCATGGAGGCTGATGCTAGGCGTCCAGTTCAATTCCAGCAGAAGCTTGCGTTGCACGTATCTGTGGCTCGTTTGTAGCGAGGAATTCGTTCGTCGCCTTTGACTTTAAAAAGCATACGTTGTTGTCGAAACTGTTTCAATTCCGATCGCAAACATGGGAATAGTGTACAATATAATCTGCATTCTGTTGGCTACAACAATCTGCGGCATTGCGAGTAACAATGGTAAGTAGGTATAAATATTTCGTGTTGTATTTGCTTTCGTAAAGTTCGGTAACGACTCGCGTCCGACAACGTTTAAACATATGAAATCTTTATTTATCGGTTATCTTCGAATATCGCGATTAC carries:
- the Toll-7 gene encoding toll-like receptor 7, whose amino-acid sequence is MTAKYIFTTLINAALLCLASTIPSESAGASCKWLSEGGNDTRSADCTLRVLDPVAIASLVPSLDGALKLRIRCSDVHHFESSLNAQSWQRLTSLHELHVHGCKVLRIPEGAFQPLLELKRLTVQTFNAVWGVGRVIELAPDSLLGLRELHTLEIVESNLRALPVGLLCGLDNLQTLNLTGNRLRDANDIGLYRRDVASDGSATGESCRADVRVLDLSRNEIERLPDNSPVVGLRQLQELHLQRNALVEIASESLTGLTVLRIFNASYNSLDSLPEGLFASTRDLREIHLAYNGLRDLPKGIFTRLEQLLVLNLGGNRLGSDRVDETTFLGLIRLIVLDLSYNALTHIDARTFKDLFFLQILDLRNNTIDRIESNAFLPLYNLHTLELSDNKLRTVGAQLFNGLFVLNRLTLSGNVIASIDPLAFRNCSDLKELDLSGNELTSVPDALRDLAFLKTLDLGENRINDFHNGSFRNLHQLTGLRLIGNDIGNLSRGMLWDLPNLQILNLARNKVQHVERHAFERNERLEAIRLDGNFLSDINGVFTSIASLLLLNLSENHIEWFDYAFVPGNLKWLDIHGNFIESLGNYYEIRDTKVRTLDASHNRITELSSLSVPDSVELLFINNNYINVVRPNTFADKVNLTRVDMYANMIETMELTSLLLTKVPDDKPLPEFYIGGNPFNCNCSMDWLPGINNQTSTREYPRIMDLDNVMCRTSGPRGVAIVPASTARSEQFLCRYETHCFALCHCCDFDACDCEMTCPAGCKCYNDRTWNTNAVDCSGLAVEEIPRRIPMDTTEVYLDGNVLRELQNHVFIGRKNMRVLYVNASGIESIQNRTFNGLNNLQILHLEDNRIRELKGFEFERLSHLRELYLQNNLIGFIGNLTFLPLRSLEILRLSGNRLVTFPVWQVTLNARLVELSLGGNPWSCRCKFLQELSSWVSDNAHKVVDASEVWCYYGGDARPAYRRRLNVNETVCSDYFSQGGVIESIMVSDYLPLVAATLSAVLVLLVIVVLAFVFREPVGAWAYSKYGLRLLRAKPSKSSGTAAIPSTAPMAACCDADRERPYDCYVCYSPNDEDFVLHSLAVELEHGTAGIRLYLHHRDLACVIRASAPAPVVLEAIDASRRVLIVLTRNFLQTEWSRFEFRAAIHEALRGRAAQLIIVQAGPACPEVERDPELRPYLRTAAAILTWGEKRFWERLRYAIPPLNTGDPSMESKSSPLVYKRNINTYTLDGVVGAEKTSVSTLRAQERQRSFFKESSPTTALMMQHAPPAYSCGTVSMPQQPPPPSSPQPRLTVNHAYRDAVALPGGNLIPANTTVSSASSEDHRRPLSEHIYSSIDSDYSTLERTAWRQQQPPPPPPPPSSGQAYLV